A section of the Branchiostoma lanceolatum isolate klBraLanc5 chromosome 19, klBraLanc5.hap2, whole genome shotgun sequence genome encodes:
- the LOC136424916 gene encoding GDP-L-fucose synthase-like, whose amino-acid sequence MKVLVTGGSGLIGRAIRYAVEQNPSDDEEWIFVSSKEADLRDAKETKALFEKYKPTHVIHLAAEMGGMIRISKHNVEFLRNNFLINDNVLYNAYAMGVKKCITTLTSAIFPCEIQYPVDESNVHDGPPHESVSGYAWAKRMIDVQNLAYNKQHGCKFTSVVPINLFGPYDNFNLSDGNVMPALIHKAYLAKKKGESLPVWGSGSSRRQFMYSRDLGRLMVWAVKEYEEIDPIILAVGEEDEISIKEAVELVVEATDFQGEVAYDTTKSDGQFRKTCSNDKLRKYLPDFKFTPIKQALKDTCDWLAENYEEART is encoded by the exons ATGAAGGTTCTGGTAACTGGAGGATCTGGGTTGATCGGACGGGCCATTCGCTACGCCGTGGAACAAAACCCAAGCGACGATGAAGAGTGGATCTTTGTATCATCAAAGGAGGCAGATCTCAG AGACGCGAAAGAGACCAAGGCCCTCTTCGAGAAGTACAAGCCAACACATGTCATCCATCTGGCAGCTGAAATGGGAGGAATGATCCGCATCTCGAAACACAACGTCGAGTTTCTG AGAAACAACTTTCTCATCAATGACAACGTCCTTTACAACGCCTACGCCATGGGTGTGAAGAAGTGCATCACTACCCTCACGAGCGCCATCTTTCCTTGTGAGATTCAATACCCAGTGGACGAATCAAAT GTTCATGATGGTCCGCCCCATGAGTCCGTTTCTGGCTACGCTTGGGCCAAAAGGATGATCGATGTTCAGAATCT GGCATACAACAAGCAGCATGGGTGCAAGTTTACTTCTGTAGTTCCGATCAACCTTTTCGGTCCATACGACAACTTCAATCTGTCGGATGGGAACGTCATGCCTGCTCTGATTCACAAGGCATATTTGGCCAAGA aaaaaggaGAATCTCTGCCTGTTTGGGGATCAGGATCGTCTAGGAGACAGTTTATGTACTCTCGA GACTTGGGCAGACTGATGGTGTGGGCAGTGAAGGAGTACGAGGAGATTGATCCAATCATACTTGCAG TCGGAGAAGAAGATGAAATCTCCATCAAGGAAGCCGTGGAACTTGTGGTTGAGGCGACGGACTTTCAGGGAGAAGTGGCC TATGACACCACTAAGTCTGATGGACAGTTCAGGAAGACTTGCAGCAACGACAAGCTGAGGAAGTACCTACCGGACTTCAAGTTCACTCCCATCAAACAAG CTTTGAAGGACACCTGCGATTGGCTGGCCGAAAACTACGAGGAGGCTAGAACATAA